One stretch of Wolbachia endosymbiont of Armadillidium arcangelii DNA includes these proteins:
- a CDS encoding alanine:cation symporter family protein yields MDTVKFVLLLPTILLILIAGVYLSVKLKWLQIFRLPYALSLLGAKKGGNKFSSIAALFTILGGNLGVGNISGTAVALKTGGPGSILWMVIIIVITSVIKYVTCYLSIKTRKEKNGRFIGGPVAYIIDAFNSSKATIVFLVVMIIASITVGNLVQVNSLSIPLSMVDVPVVIGGIVMAIIFFIVTALSLKKIKIFISAMIPIMTVSYLTLCGIILFKFSENILPSLKLITSTFFTTSSFNSGLSLGLILEMLTIIQVGTLRGIFATDIGLGLEGIVHSSIVPKKNNNKFIIEQSLITIISPFIVALIVFITTMVLLVTDSWITDLESTNMCIFAFRKAMNWPYIDCLIMAIMFCFAFTTIFTWFFCSKQTIRYVSMHNKYTKIWTIVFTLIIPLGAIGGVKLLWDIADISIAALLFINIFAILKLTSQDPEVFTMSNKYLKLQKKRYS; encoded by the coding sequence ATGGATACAGTAAAGTTTGTCTTATTACTGCCAACAATATTACTCATACTAATCGCTGGTGTTTACTTATCGGTTAAATTAAAATGGTTACAGATATTTAGATTACCATACGCCCTTTCACTCCTTGGAGCTAAAAAAGGAGGAAATAAATTTTCTTCTATAGCTGCCCTGTTTACAATCTTAGGAGGAAATTTAGGAGTAGGAAATATTTCAGGAACTGCTGTTGCTCTAAAAACCGGAGGACCGGGCTCTATTTTATGGATGGTAATAATTATTGTTATCACTTCTGTGATAAAATATGTTACTTGTTATCTAAGTATAAAAACCAGAAAGGAAAAAAATGGACGGTTTATAGGTGGCCCTGTAGCCTACATAATTGATGCATTTAACTCTAGCAAAGCTACAATTGTTTTTCTAGTTGTTATGATAATAGCTTCAATAACAGTTGGTAACCTTGTTCAAGTAAATTCTCTATCAATACCACTCAGCATGGTAGATGTACCTGTAGTCATTGGCGGCATTGTAATGGCTATAATATTTTTTATTGTTACAGCTCTCAGTTTAAAAAAAATTAAAATTTTTATATCGGCTATGATACCGATAATGACGGTGAGTTACCTCACACTTTGCGGTATCATATTATTTAAGTTTAGTGAAAATATTCTTCCTTCTCTAAAACTAATAACAAGCACTTTTTTTACAACTAGTAGCTTTAACTCTGGTTTATCTTTGGGTTTGATTTTAGAAATGTTGACTATTATTCAAGTAGGAACTCTGCGAGGTATTTTTGCAACAGATATAGGGCTTGGCCTCGAAGGTATCGTTCACTCTTCAATTGTTCCTAAGAAAAACAATAATAAATTTATCATTGAGCAGAGCCTAATCACAATAATATCGCCTTTTATAGTTGCACTTATAGTGTTCATTACGACAATGGTACTACTTGTCACAGATTCTTGGATTACTGATTTAGAGAGCACTAACATGTGCATATTTGCTTTTAGAAAAGCTATGAATTGGCCCTATATTGACTGTTTAATTATGGCCATAATGTTTTGCTTTGCCTTTACTACTATTTTTACTTGGTTTTTTTGTTCAAAACAAACAATACGTTATGTGTCTATGCATAATAAATACACTAAAATCTGGACTATAGTTTTTACCTTAATCATTCCACTTGGTGCAATCGGTGGAGTTAAGCTACTCTGGGACATCGCTGATATCTCGATTGCTGCTTTGCTATTTATTAACATATTTGCTATACTCAAACTCACTTCTCAAGATCCAGAAGTATTTACTATGAGTAACAAATATTTGAAGTTGCAAAAGAAGCGCTATAGCTAA
- the dapB gene encoding 4-hydroxy-tetrahydrodipicolinate reductase has translation MKIRVGVIGCLGRMGKKILNELITNTKVEVAGAVTRLGSECIGLDVGSIVGHSSGLGIKVTSSINDVFELSDVVIDFTTKECMLDCLKAAVKFKKPLVSGTTGIEGLNLKEYAAEVPILWSANMSVGVNVLLKLVKEAAKLLGNEYDVEIWEMHHNLKKDSPSGTAIEFGKAVANAAKVDFELNQYSHNNSNIRGKGGIGFAVSRGGGVIGDHSVMFVNFDERIELNHKAINRTTFARGAVQAAIWLCENKKEIPGLYSMQDLV, from the coding sequence ATGAAAATTAGAGTTGGAGTAATAGGCTGCTTAGGCAGAATGGGTAAGAAAATACTCAATGAATTAATTACGAATACCAAAGTGGAAGTAGCAGGTGCTGTTACTCGCTTGGGCAGTGAGTGTATAGGCTTAGATGTTGGGTCTATTGTAGGCCATAGCTCTGGTTTGGGAATTAAAGTTACAAGTTCTATTAATGATGTATTTGAGTTATCCGATGTTGTGATAGATTTTACAACTAAAGAATGTATGCTAGACTGTCTTAAGGCGGCTGTGAAATTTAAAAAACCGCTAGTTAGTGGTACAACTGGAATAGAAGGTCTCAATTTAAAAGAGTATGCTGCTGAAGTTCCAATATTATGGTCAGCAAATATGAGTGTTGGAGTTAATGTGTTGCTGAAATTAGTAAAAGAAGCTGCCAAGCTTTTAGGTAATGAGTATGACGTTGAAATTTGGGAAATGCATCACAATTTAAAAAAGGATTCACCATCTGGAACAGCTATAGAGTTTGGTAAAGCAGTTGCTAACGCTGCAAAAGTGGATTTTGAGCTCAATCAATATTCACATAATAATTCAAATATAAGAGGGAAAGGAGGAATAGGCTTTGCAGTATCTCGTGGAGGTGGAGTAATAGGAGATCACAGTGTCATGTTTGTTAATTTCGATGAACGAATAGAATTAAATCACAAAGCAATTAATCGTACAACGTTTGCTAGAGGGGCGGTTCAAGCAGCAATATGGTTGTGCGAGAATAAAAAGGAAATACCAGGACTTTATTCAATGCAGGATTTAGTATGA
- the pstB gene encoding phosphate ABC transporter ATP-binding protein PstB, which yields MSDKYAFVKNLNLWYGSKQVLFDINLNICKKKVTTFIGPSGCGKSTFLRCFNRMNDYVPGCKATGELAIDGLGNIYSRDMDVVLLRAKVGMVFQKPNPFPKSIYDNVAYGPKLHGMVKNKQKLDEIVESSLTKVGLWEELKDRLQDSALNLSGGQQQRLCIARAISVKPTILLMDEPCSALDPMATNAIENLIQELKLRFTIIMVTHSMKQAKKLSDSIIFFCNGKIVESGSTQEIFENAQSPLTKEYILDH from the coding sequence ATGAGCGATAAATACGCCTTCGTTAAAAATTTAAATCTTTGGTATGGCTCTAAACAAGTTTTATTCGATATAAATTTGAATATTTGCAAAAAGAAAGTCACAACTTTTATCGGACCTTCTGGGTGCGGTAAATCGACATTTTTGCGTTGTTTTAATCGTATGAATGATTACGTACCTGGATGTAAAGCGACCGGTGAGCTGGCAATCGATGGACTGGGTAATATATATTCACGTGATATGGATGTCGTATTGCTCAGAGCAAAAGTTGGTATGGTATTTCAAAAACCAAATCCTTTTCCAAAGTCAATATATGATAATGTTGCTTATGGGCCTAAATTGCATGGCATGGTGAAAAATAAGCAAAAATTAGATGAAATAGTAGAAAGTAGTTTAACTAAAGTTGGTTTATGGGAAGAGTTGAAAGATAGATTGCAAGATAGTGCACTCAATTTATCTGGTGGCCAGCAACAAAGATTATGCATTGCTCGTGCAATTTCAGTAAAGCCAACTATTTTGTTAATGGATGAACCATGCTCTGCTCTTGACCCAATGGCAACCAATGCAATCGAAAATCTTATACAAGAGTTGAAATTGAGGTTCACCATAATTATGGTAACTCATTCAATGAAGCAAGCTAAGAAATTATCTGACAGTATAATTTTTTTCTGCAACGGCAAGATTGTTGAATCCGGAAGTACTCAAGAAATATTTGAAAATGCTCAATCTCCCTTAACGAAGGAGTATATCCTAGATCATTAA
- the dxr gene encoding 1-deoxy-D-xylulose-5-phosphate reductoisomerase has translation MKKVSVLGSTGSIGKKTVDLLSKRKEEYQVEALSANSNFALLAQQANLLNAKYAAISDERFYKDLKEDLLGTNVKVEVGAPGLANIASLPVDLSVIAIVGIAGLKPVMQTIESGTKVIALANKESIVCGGKLLLKKAKEKNVQIIPIDSEHNAIFQVLQNDDKCVEKIILTASGGPFLNYGLEQLKNITVNQALSHPTWNMGKKISVDSATMMNKALEIIEAHHLFNISPNKIEAVVHPESIVHGVVVYQDGFSFAVLAETDMAIPIGYALSWPERSALNRKLDLTKQEKLTFQEPDHKRFPALKLSMEVLNSSSPHINSIVFNAANEIAVNEFLKSRIGFLEIVEVVKSTIEIFDKHTDINSLSDIISINFESRIIANEIIKNLCTATAC, from the coding sequence GTGAAAAAAGTTTCAGTTTTAGGATCAACAGGAAGCATTGGAAAAAAGACTGTAGATTTGCTCTCAAAGAGAAAGGAAGAATATCAGGTGGAAGCACTAAGTGCCAATTCTAACTTTGCTCTGCTAGCACAACAGGCAAATCTACTTAATGCAAAATATGCTGCCATTTCTGATGAAAGGTTCTACAAAGATTTAAAAGAAGATCTACTTGGTACAAACGTCAAAGTAGAAGTTGGTGCTCCAGGTCTAGCGAATATTGCTTCTCTACCTGTTGATCTCTCAGTTATTGCAATAGTTGGCATTGCAGGCCTTAAGCCAGTCATGCAGACCATAGAAAGCGGTACTAAAGTTATTGCTCTAGCAAACAAAGAGAGTATTGTTTGCGGTGGTAAGTTACTACTTAAAAAAGCTAAAGAAAAAAACGTACAAATAATCCCTATTGACTCTGAACACAACGCAATTTTTCAAGTTTTGCAAAATGATGATAAATGTGTAGAAAAGATTATACTCACTGCCTCTGGTGGACCATTTTTAAATTATGGCCTTGAACAATTAAAAAATATTACAGTAAATCAGGCTCTAAGTCACCCTACTTGGAACATGGGAAAGAAAATCTCAGTTGATAGTGCAACAATGATGAATAAGGCACTAGAAATAATAGAAGCACATCATTTATTCAATATCAGCCCAAATAAAATTGAAGCAGTAGTTCACCCTGAATCGATAGTACATGGAGTTGTAGTTTATCAGGATGGTTTCAGCTTTGCTGTGCTTGCAGAAACTGACATGGCAATTCCTATTGGATACGCTTTGTCTTGGCCAGAAAGATCGGCTTTAAATCGTAAATTAGATTTAACAAAGCAAGAAAAATTAACCTTTCAAGAACCAGACCACAAACGTTTTCCTGCACTAAAGCTCAGTATGGAAGTGTTAAATTCTTCCTCTCCACACATAAATAGTATTGTTTTCAATGCTGCAAATGAGATAGCTGTTAATGAATTCTTGAAATCACGAATCGGTTTTTTAGAAATAGTAGAGGTAGTAAAATCAACAATAGAAATTTTTGACAAGCACACTGATATTAACTCACTATCTGATATAATAAGCATTAATTTTGAAAGCCGTATTATTGCCAATGAAATTATCAAAAATTTGTGTACAGCTACCGCTTGTTAG
- the hemA gene encoding 5-aminolevulinate synthase, whose product MVDYEEIFSSKIKDIKEEGRYREFTHFASLPGRLPYIMDYERNREVIVWCSNNYLGMSQNESVIAAIQNSSVGAGGTRNISGTTKEVVELEKSLADLHQKEAALTFACGYLANQTTLSTLSSVISGVVIFSDEKNHSSMIEGIKSGKRPKHIFRHNDIDHLEQLLRSIDVKMPKIIALESVYSMDGDVAPLEAICDLADQYNAITYLDEVHAVGMYGLRGGGIAEREGLMDRITVIQGTLSKAFGVMGGYIASSKSLVDVIRSSAPGFIFTTAMSPVLAAAAKASVEHLKSSNVEREKQKQVVKKVKDSLRNAGVNFIQTETHIIPIIIGDPELSKKASKLLFDEYGVYVQHINYPTVSKGTERFRITPTPYHTDEMIEHLTASLVKVFEKINIPLNLFDH is encoded by the coding sequence TTGGTAGACTACGAAGAGATATTTTCAAGTAAAATCAAAGATATAAAAGAAGAAGGGCGCTATCGTGAGTTCACACATTTCGCGTCATTGCCTGGCAGGCTTCCCTATATTATGGATTATGAAAGAAATAGGGAAGTTATTGTCTGGTGCAGTAATAATTATCTGGGAATGTCGCAGAATGAGAGTGTTATCGCTGCTATTCAAAATTCATCTGTTGGTGCTGGAGGAACGAGAAATATATCCGGTACGACAAAAGAAGTTGTTGAGCTTGAGAAGTCTTTAGCTGATTTGCATCAAAAAGAAGCTGCTTTAACTTTTGCTTGTGGCTACCTTGCTAATCAAACTACACTTAGCACTTTATCGTCTGTTATTTCGGGTGTGGTAATTTTTTCAGATGAGAAAAACCATTCTTCAATGATAGAAGGTATAAAATCAGGCAAAAGACCAAAACACATATTTAGGCATAATGACATTGATCACTTAGAGCAGCTGCTAAGGTCTATAGATGTAAAAATGCCGAAAATAATAGCGCTTGAATCCGTATATTCAATGGATGGTGATGTAGCACCGCTTGAAGCGATATGTGATCTGGCAGATCAGTATAATGCAATTACCTATTTGGATGAGGTGCACGCAGTTGGCATGTATGGCCTTCGTGGTGGTGGAATTGCAGAAAGAGAAGGCTTGATGGATAGAATAACCGTTATTCAGGGTACATTATCAAAAGCTTTTGGAGTGATGGGTGGGTATATAGCGTCTTCAAAGAGCTTGGTGGATGTAATAAGAAGTTCAGCTCCAGGATTTATTTTTACTACTGCTATGTCGCCCGTTTTAGCAGCGGCAGCAAAAGCAAGCGTTGAACATTTAAAATCAAGCAATGTTGAAAGAGAGAAGCAAAAACAGGTTGTTAAAAAAGTAAAAGACTCACTGAGAAATGCAGGAGTGAATTTCATTCAAACAGAAACTCATATAATTCCAATAATAATTGGCGATCCCGAATTGTCCAAAAAAGCGTCAAAATTGTTATTTGATGAGTATGGAGTATATGTTCAACATATAAATTATCCAACAGTTTCAAAGGGAACTGAGCGCTTCCGTATTACCCCTACACCTTATCATACAGATGAAATGATAGAGCATTTAACAGCATCTCTTGTAAAAGTTTTTGAGAAGATCAACATCCCTTTGAATTTGTTTGACCACTAG